The Fortiea contorta PCC 7126 genome has a segment encoding these proteins:
- a CDS encoding peroxiredoxin: MTLRLGDTVPNFTQASTHGDIDFYEWAGDSWVVLFSHPADFTPVCTTELGTVAKLKPEFDKRNVKAIALSVDDVESHKGWVGDIEETQSTTLNYPILADGDRKVSDLYDMIHPNAAATVTVRSVFVIDPSKKLRLTFTYPPSTGRNFDELLRVIDSLQLTDNYSVATPADWKDGEDVVIVPSLKDPEVLKEKFPKGYEEIKPYLRITPQPNK; this comes from the coding sequence ATGACTCTCCGTCTTGGTGATACAGTACCCAACTTTACGCAAGCCTCAACACACGGCGACATAGACTTTTACGAATGGGCGGGTGACAGCTGGGTAGTGCTGTTTTCCCACCCTGCTGATTTTACTCCTGTTTGTACCACAGAATTAGGCACAGTTGCCAAGCTCAAACCAGAGTTTGACAAACGCAACGTCAAAGCAATCGCGCTGAGTGTTGACGATGTTGAATCCCACAAAGGTTGGGTAGGAGACATCGAAGAAACTCAAAGTACCACCCTCAACTACCCAATTTTGGCAGATGGCGATCGCAAAGTTTCTGACCTTTACGATATGATCCATCCTAATGCTGCGGCAACCGTAACGGTGCGCTCGGTGTTTGTTATTGACCCCAGTAAAAAACTCCGTCTCACCTTCACCTACCCCCCCAGCACCGGACGCAACTTTGATGAACTTTTGCGGGTGATTGATTCTCTGCAATTAACCGATAATTACAGCGTAGCGACACCAGCTGATTGGAAAGATGGCGAAGATGTCGTCATTGTCCCCTCGCTCAAAGATCCAGAAGTGCTCAAAGAGAAATTCCCCAAAGGTTATGAGGAAATCAAGCCATATTTGCGGATAACTCCTCAGCCTAACAAGTAA
- the hpsP gene encoding hormogonium polysaccharide biosynthesis glycosyltransferase HpsP, whose product MRILQIVPSISLIYGGPSQMVLGLAPALAKEQVKVTVLTTDSNGDYGQKPIDVALNYPVKQDGYEIIYFRCAPFRRYKFSWDLMRWLKLHAHEFDLAHIHALFSPVSSGAAFICRQQKLPYILRPLGTLDPADLRKKQFLKQIYSAILERHNLAGAAAIHFTSPQEAKVSARFGVSTRDLVIPLGVIPQNIKNKRQEIQLLWGIPDDLPLLLFMSRIEPKKGLNLLIPALEKLLASGTKFHFILAGTNPQDPDYEQKIIAQIQNSPLRSHSTITGFVTGELKASLLHAADIFVLPSYYENFGIAVAEAMVAATPVVISDQVHICDQVRESQSGWICATDTQSLLESLRVALQSPQERQKRGLNAQQYALHNYSWDAIAHQTIMAYEQILRSP is encoded by the coding sequence ATGCGAATTTTGCAAATTGTTCCTTCTATTTCTTTGATTTATGGTGGCCCCAGTCAAATGGTATTAGGACTTGCTCCGGCGCTAGCTAAAGAGCAAGTAAAAGTTACAGTTTTGACGACTGATAGTAATGGTGATTATGGTCAAAAGCCGATTGATGTTGCTTTAAATTACCCTGTTAAACAAGATGGCTATGAAATAATTTATTTCCGTTGTGCGCCATTTCGTCGCTATAAGTTTTCTTGGGATTTAATGCGCTGGTTAAAGCTTCATGCTCACGAATTTGATTTAGCACATATTCATGCTTTATTTTCTCCCGTCAGTAGTGGTGCTGCTTTTATTTGTCGTCAGCAAAAACTACCTTATATTTTGCGTCCTTTAGGAACTCTCGACCCGGCTGATTTACGCAAGAAACAGTTTTTAAAACAAATTTATAGCGCGATTTTAGAAAGACATAATTTAGCTGGTGCGGCTGCAATTCATTTTACCAGCCCACAGGAGGCGAAAGTTTCTGCACGGTTTGGTGTATCAACGCGAGATTTAGTAATTCCTTTGGGTGTGATTCCTCAAAACATAAAGAATAAAAGACAGGAAATACAGTTACTGTGGGGAATTCCTGATGATTTACCTTTGTTGTTGTTTATGTCGCGGATTGAGCCAAAAAAAGGTTTAAATTTGTTAATTCCAGCCCTGGAGAAACTATTAGCATCCGGTACAAAATTTCATTTTATTTTGGCTGGAACTAATCCTCAAGACCCAGATTACGAACAAAAAATCATAGCGCAAATTCAAAATTCACCCTTACGATCGCACTCTACAATCACTGGCTTTGTCACGGGTGAACTCAAAGCTAGTCTACTACACGCGGCTGATATATTCGTCTTGCCTTCATACTACGAAAACTTCGGTATCGCTGTCGCTGAAGCAATGGTAGCAGCTACACCGGTAGTCATTTCTGACCAAGTGCATATCTGCGATCAAGTGCGTGAGAGTCAGTCTGGGTGGATATGTGCAACAGATACTCAATCTCTTCTAGAATCGTTACGAGTAGCTCTACAAAGTCCCCAAGAACGCCAAAAACGGGGATTAAATGCTCAACAGTACGCATTGCACAACTATAGTTGGGATGCGATCGCTCACCAAACTATCATGGCATATGAACAAATTTTGCGATCGCCGTAA
- the hpsO gene encoding hormogonium polysaccharide biosynthesis glycosyltransferase HpsO: MKILVASHTYIVDLNCEKLRALSQLEPGIEVTVVVPQRWKPGGVQNKIIETQYRDEGAFKIVPISNFSQNHQGLLTFGADLVSLLQEFRPQIIQVEQGSRGLAYTQMIILNQLLRLKAKNIFFTWWNLPYKLKLPIALLEKYNFIHSHGIICGNQDGAKILQARGYQGKIKVMPQLGIDETIFTPQAQPELAAIFDIKTGDFVIGYVGRFVEEKGLLTLLKSLKKLAEKPWKLLLLGRGDLQTEIVKIVKDNNWHHRVIVVESVPHDAVANYINLMSTLVLPSETTHNLKTLTAVGWKEQFGHVLIEAMACKVPVIGSDSGEIPYVIGDGGLVFPEGDAQALANCLIQLMEKPELAKNISVKGYERAMSIYTNRALAQQQLEFYKEIINY; the protein is encoded by the coding sequence ATGAAAATCTTAGTTGCTAGTCATACCTATATCGTAGATTTGAATTGTGAAAAATTACGGGCGCTATCTCAACTAGAACCTGGAATTGAAGTAACGGTCGTAGTTCCTCAACGATGGAAGCCTGGTGGTGTGCAAAATAAGATTATTGAAACTCAATACCGAGATGAGGGCGCATTTAAAATAGTTCCCATTTCCAACTTCAGTCAAAATCATCAGGGACTATTAACTTTTGGTGCTGATTTAGTATCTTTATTGCAGGAATTTAGACCTCAAATCATCCAGGTAGAACAAGGTTCCAGGGGATTGGCTTATACTCAAATGATTATCTTAAATCAGTTGTTGCGATTAAAAGCTAAAAATATCTTTTTTACTTGGTGGAATTTACCTTATAAATTGAAATTACCCATTGCTTTATTAGAAAAATATAACTTCATCCATAGCCACGGAATTATTTGCGGTAATCAAGACGGAGCAAAAATATTGCAAGCGAGAGGATATCAAGGCAAAATTAAAGTTATGCCACAACTTGGTATAGATGAAACTATATTTACTCCTCAAGCTCAACCAGAACTAGCAGCTATTTTTGATATAAAAACTGGTGATTTTGTAATAGGCTATGTTGGCAGATTTGTTGAAGAAAAAGGATTATTGACGCTGTTGAAATCATTGAAAAAACTTGCAGAAAAACCTTGGAAATTATTATTACTTGGACGAGGAGATTTGCAAACAGAAATAGTCAAAATAGTCAAAGATAATAATTGGCATCACCGGGTTATTGTAGTTGAAAGTGTTCCTCATGATGCTGTTGCTAATTATATTAATTTAATGAGTACTTTAGTATTGCCGTCAGAAACCACTCACAATTTGAAAACCTTAACTGCTGTTGGTTGGAAAGAACAATTCGGTCATGTTTTAATTGAAGCAATGGCTTGTAAGGTTCCAGTGATTGGTTCTGATTCTGGTGAAATTCCTTATGTAATTGGCGATGGGGGTTTAGTGTTTCCTGAGGGTGATGCTCAAGCTCTGGCTAATTGCTTAATTCAGTTGATGGAAAAGCCGGAATTGGCTAAAAATATCAGTGTTAAGGGTTATGAAAGAGCTATGTCTATATATACAAATAGAGCCTTAGCTCAACAGCAGCTAGAGTTTTATAAAGAAATTATTAACTATTAA
- the hpsN gene encoding hormogonium polysaccharide biosynthesis glycosyltransferase HpsN, translating to MNHHPLITVIIPTYEREKVLCDSIRDILNQDYLNFEILVVDQTPKHQPEIQAYLEELVSLKKIKWFHLNWASLPGARNYGIRRSQGEIILFIDDDVKLTPGFLAAHAKNYAQNPEIGAVAGRVFDRLKLADAAADKSQGETNYRVIEYLPPEAMDPGIAWYYIDLVYTVKPQQVLTARGCNMSFRREIFSEHKLRFDERFRGSAVREESDFCLRLRQTGYKIWYDPDASLVHLGEETGGCHDISTRSLKYQLTFYHNHFLLGLKNLTANQALRLYARLFDCHVLGRPPCHKGGSPWKILTRGFFYILGFLKALATLIQSIWNDGQIYSRLDEQV from the coding sequence ATGAATCATCATCCTTTAATTACCGTAATTATTCCCACCTATGAACGGGAAAAGGTTTTGTGTGACAGTATTAGGGATATTTTGAACCAAGACTATCTAAATTTTGAAATTTTAGTAGTAGATCAAACTCCCAAACATCAACCAGAAATCCAAGCTTATCTGGAAGAACTAGTAAGTTTGAAGAAAATTAAATGGTTCCATTTGAATTGGGCGAGTTTACCAGGAGCAAGAAATTATGGAATACGTCGTTCTCAAGGTGAGATAATTTTATTCATCGATGATGATGTCAAATTAACTCCTGGCTTTTTAGCAGCTCATGCAAAAAACTATGCACAAAATCCAGAAATAGGTGCTGTGGCTGGGAGGGTATTTGATAGGCTGAAATTAGCCGATGCGGCTGCAGATAAAAGCCAAGGTGAAACAAATTATCGAGTAATTGAATATCTCCCACCCGAAGCAATGGATCCTGGGATTGCTTGGTATTATATCGATTTAGTATATACAGTGAAACCCCAACAAGTGCTCACCGCTAGGGGTTGTAATATGTCCTTTCGGCGTGAGATTTTTAGCGAACACAAATTAAGGTTTGACGAAAGGTTTCGCGGGAGTGCGGTACGAGAAGAATCAGATTTTTGTTTGCGACTACGGCAGACAGGTTATAAGATTTGGTATGACCCAGATGCTTCCTTGGTACATTTAGGAGAAGAAACAGGAGGGTGTCATGATATTAGTACGCGATCGCTCAAATATCAACTCACCTTTTACCATAATCATTTCTTACTGGGGCTGAAAAACCTCACCGCTAATCAAGCTTTACGTCTTTACGCTCGTTTATTTGACTGTCACGTTCTCGGACGACCACCTTGTCACAAAGGTGGTTCTCCCTGGAAAATTTTGACCCGCGGTTTTTTCTATATCTTGGGTTTTCTGAAAGCTTTAGCTACTCTGATTCAGTCCATCTGGAATGATGGTCAAATTTATAGTCGATTAGATGAACAAGTTTAG
- the hpsL gene encoding hormogonium polysaccharide biosynthesis protein HpsL: protein MPKLKSKSQKSQKSPKQDQNPTPTLTLKERLALKRKANLARKEFTSLLTGALSAGLFLGLILFFVGGIKAAIPGILAVLILSLSYKYPRPALLAFIVYIPFGGTITYYIGNSPILQLAKDAFYVPALIGIWQNCRKQRLPLIPIKSIKPSLYILLGLCLLTLIFINGGQQLNPPDTGFGQKAANDIPIGLGILGFKVFLGYVPLIGCFYYLIRGKKDFLLLTRLQVVLILSCCVLGLIQYLFLLTGICEGTKNAVGSDLFKATLDARCYFGGSLVYSPSQGMIRLPGTFVAPWQWAWFLISSTFFAFATGFADPSIIWRFISLGSLAMVFINAVISGQRIALALVPTCFIILLFLTGQIANLKRFIPIGIGLAIILGIAMVSNPAVVQERLDSFGSRWEASPPQAFIVDQFHENWKGVDGPLGSGLGRATNSARALGKTKLVETYYPKVLYEVGIMGLLGFVVFVTTLTITTFKTYRSIKNRNFRSYGAAMWVFILFISYNTYYYPLDVDPVAVYYWLCAGILFKLPILDKQEKENA, encoded by the coding sequence ATGCCTAAACTAAAATCAAAATCCCAGAAATCTCAAAAATCACCAAAACAGGATCAAAACCCAACTCCCACCCTCACTTTAAAAGAAAGATTAGCTCTAAAACGCAAAGCCAACTTAGCACGTAAAGAATTCACCAGCTTGCTAACCGGCGCCCTCTCTGCTGGTCTATTTTTGGGGCTAATTCTGTTTTTTGTAGGTGGAATCAAAGCCGCTATTCCAGGTATTTTAGCAGTTCTGATATTATCCCTATCTTATAAATATCCTCGTCCAGCACTCTTGGCTTTCATTGTTTATATACCCTTTGGCGGAACCATCACTTATTACATCGGTAATAGTCCAATTTTACAATTAGCTAAAGACGCATTTTATGTTCCAGCTTTGATAGGAATTTGGCAAAATTGCCGTAAACAAAGACTACCTTTAATCCCGATTAAATCTATTAAACCGTCCCTGTATATTTTATTAGGTTTGTGTTTGCTAACACTCATATTTATCAATGGTGGACAGCAACTAAATCCTCCCGACACAGGGTTTGGTCAAAAAGCAGCTAACGATATCCCTATCGGGTTAGGAATTTTAGGATTCAAAGTATTTTTAGGTTATGTACCCCTGATTGGTTGCTTTTATTATTTAATTCGTGGTAAAAAAGATTTTCTTTTATTAACCCGCCTACAAGTTGTTCTCATACTTAGTTGTTGCGTACTAGGATTAATTCAATATTTATTCCTATTAACTGGAATATGCGAAGGTACTAAAAATGCTGTGGGAAGCGATTTATTTAAAGCGACACTAGACGCCCGATGTTATTTTGGTGGTTCCCTAGTTTATAGTCCTAGCCAGGGAATGATTCGTCTACCTGGAACTTTTGTAGCTCCTTGGCAATGGGCATGGTTTTTAATTTCTAGCACATTTTTTGCTTTTGCTACTGGTTTCGCTGACCCCTCTATTATTTGGCGATTTATCAGTTTAGGTTCTCTAGCAATGGTCTTTATTAATGCTGTGATTTCTGGACAAAGAATAGCCTTAGCTTTAGTACCAACTTGCTTTATAATTTTGCTATTTCTAACTGGTCAAATTGCCAATCTCAAACGTTTTATTCCTATAGGAATAGGGCTAGCAATTATTTTAGGAATTGCAATGGTGAGCAACCCTGCTGTTGTTCAAGAAAGGCTTGATAGTTTTGGTAGTCGCTGGGAAGCTTCCCCACCCCAAGCGTTTATCGTTGATCAATTTCATGAAAATTGGAAAGGTGTAGATGGGCCTTTAGGAAGTGGTTTAGGGAGAGCTACTAATTCTGCTCGCGCATTAGGTAAAACCAAACTAGTAGAAACTTATTACCCAAAAGTACTTTATGAAGTAGGAATAATGGGTCTTCTGGGGTTTGTGGTTTTTGTCACTACCCTGACAATTACTACTTTTAAAACTTATCGCTCTATAAAAAACCGTAATTTCCGCAGTTACGGAGCCGCTATGTGGGTGTTTATATTATTTATTAGTTACAACACCTATTATTATCCTTTAGATGTTGATCCGGTGGCTGTTTATTATTGGTTATGTGCCGGTATTTTGTTCAAATTACCTATATTAGATAAACAAGAAAAAGAAAATGCATAG
- a CDS encoding Npun_R2479 family HD domain-containing metalloprotein, producing the protein MFNATELLIDAFVKQIREGYSRTYGCLKTDYQDIIAWAGSMALENIANSDALFHNVEHSVLVTLVGQEILRGKHIREGGVSSEDWLHFIISLVCHDIGYVKGVCRQDIESNGAYATGKNGRMVFLSPGASDASLTPYHVDRAKLFIDERFGGHKLIDAEVIKSNIELTRFPVPTAEDHQDTNSFAGLVRAADLIGQLSDPRYLKKITSLFYEFEETGMNKVLGYQTPGDLRKNYAKFYWNGVYPYIKDGLHYLSLTQQGKQIQANLYSNVFVVEHEKQQEEQRYLVEQLA; encoded by the coding sequence ATGTTCAATGCTACTGAACTGTTAATTGATGCTTTTGTTAAGCAAATTCGAGAAGGCTACAGTCGCACTTATGGCTGTCTGAAAACAGATTATCAGGATATTATCGCTTGGGCTGGCAGTATGGCTTTAGAAAATATTGCCAATAGCGACGCCTTATTTCACAATGTCGAACACTCGGTACTTGTCACCCTTGTAGGACAGGAAATTTTGCGAGGGAAACACATTCGAGAAGGAGGGGTTTCGAGTGAAGATTGGTTACATTTTATTATTTCCTTAGTCTGCCATGATATTGGCTATGTCAAAGGAGTTTGCCGTCAAGATATAGAATCGAATGGTGCTTATGCTACAGGCAAAAATGGCAGAATGGTTTTTCTGTCTCCGGGCGCGTCTGATGCCAGCCTCACACCCTACCATGTAGATAGAGCGAAACTTTTTATTGATGAACGGTTTGGTGGGCACAAGTTAATTGATGCGGAAGTGATTAAGAGTAATATTGAATTGACGAGATTTCCTGTACCTACGGCTGAAGACCATCAAGATACAAATAGTTTTGCAGGTTTAGTACGCGCGGCTGATTTGATTGGACAATTAAGCGACCCGCGTTATCTCAAGAAAATCACTTCTTTGTTTTATGAATTTGAAGAAACGGGGATGAATAAAGTTTTAGGTTATCAAACCCCAGGGGATTTACGCAAGAACTATGCCAAGTTTTACTGGAATGGTGTTTATCCTTATATTAAAGATGGCTTGCACTATCTATCTTTAACGCAGCAAGGAAAGCAAATTCAAGCGAATCTCTACTCAAATGTGTTTGTGGTGGAGCATGAAAAACAACAAGAAGAACAGCGATATTTAGTTGAGCAACTCGCATAG
- a CDS encoding ABC transporter permease, giving the protein MDWWQRIQKNPLAKFGAILLLIFYVMVIAADFVAPYDPYASQPNGSLLPPTQIHWTSASGQFIGPHVYPTTQGDTNLETGDRQLVVDKNQPSPLRLFVAGPEYRLLQMSLPLPPQWEEVTIFSGIPLNWHLFGTTGAGKFNLLGTDDQGRDQFSRLVHGGRISMFIGLFGVAVSFPLGLLIGGISGYFGGLTDTIIMRLAEVMMTFPSIYLLVTLSTVLPASLSSSQRFLLIVIITAVINWAGLARVIRGQVLSIKEREFVQAAQAMGGNPIYIILRHVLPQTATYVIISATLAVPSFISAEAVLSLIGLGIQQPDPSWGNMLSLASNAAIIVLQPWLIWPPAVLIILTVLAFNLLGDGLRDALDPRSLRR; this is encoded by the coding sequence ATGGATTGGTGGCAACGAATTCAAAAAAATCCTTTGGCGAAATTCGGGGCAATTTTGCTGTTAATTTTCTATGTGATGGTGATTGCTGCTGATTTTGTCGCTCCTTATGACCCTTATGCGTCACAGCCAAACGGTTCTTTGTTACCACCAACTCAAATTCATTGGACTTCTGCGTCTGGACAATTCATCGGCCCTCATGTTTATCCTACAACCCAAGGAGATACTAATTTAGAAACAGGCGATCGCCAACTAGTTGTAGACAAAAACCAGCCTTCACCCTTGCGTCTGTTTGTTGCGGGGCCAGAATACCGACTACTACAGATGAGTTTACCACTACCGCCCCAGTGGGAGGAAGTCACCATATTCTCTGGTATTCCCCTTAATTGGCACTTATTCGGTACAACCGGAGCCGGGAAATTTAATCTTCTCGGTACTGATGACCAAGGACGCGACCAATTTAGCCGTTTGGTACACGGTGGTCGGATTAGCATGTTTATCGGGCTTTTTGGTGTTGCTGTTTCTTTTCCTCTAGGTCTATTAATCGGCGGTATTTCCGGCTATTTTGGCGGTCTGACTGATACAATCATCATGCGTCTAGCAGAAGTGATGATGACTTTCCCCAGCATTTATCTGCTAGTGACACTGAGTACAGTCTTACCAGCCAGCTTAAGCAGTAGTCAACGCTTTTTGCTAATTGTCATCATTACCGCTGTGATTAACTGGGCGGGTTTAGCGCGGGTGATTCGCGGACAAGTATTATCTATCAAAGAGCGAGAATTTGTCCAAGCTGCACAAGCGATGGGAGGTAATCCCATATATATCATCCTCCGTCACGTTTTACCCCAAACCGCTACCTATGTAATTATCTCTGCGACTTTAGCCGTTCCCAGCTTTATTAGCGCTGAAGCCGTCTTAAGCTTAATTGGTTTAGGGATTCAACAGCCAGACCCTTCATGGGGGAATATGCTTTCTCTTGCTAGTAATGCCGCCATTATCGTACTGCAACCTTGGCTGATTTGGCCGCCAGCCGTGCTGATTATTCTCACAGTCCTGGCGTTCAATCTCCTAGGAGATGGGTTAAGAGATGCACTCGACCCCCGGAGTCTGCGCCGTTAG